One genomic segment of Strix aluco isolate bStrAlu1 chromosome 9, bStrAlu1.hap1, whole genome shotgun sequence includes these proteins:
- the ECEL1 gene encoding endothelin-converting enzyme-like 1, with amino-acid sequence MEKTYSLTAHYDEFQEVKYVSKYQSGTLPNGFALQLGTGAKKRRGGLPRWSRREVCLLSGLVFAAGLCVILTCMLVLKYLAAEGDSYCLEGCQEKKAFLRASRFLSANMDATIDPCQDFYSFACGGWLRRHGIPEDKLVYGTIGAIAEQNEAKLRALLSRPVRRRAPASAERKVKEFFRSCLDRAEIDRLGPRPMLEVIGECGGWDAPPGRGDLNELLYKTQGVYSAAVLFSLTVSLDERNTSRYVIRIDQDGLTLPERTLYLGQDEESEKILAAYRVFMERLLTLLGAEHVEQKAQEILQLEQHLANITVSEYDDVRRDVSSMYHKVTLGELQRITPTLKWKRLLDRIFHDNFSEEEEVVLLATDYMHKVSDLIRVTPSRILHNYMLWRIVVVLSEHLSTPFRDAIHELSKEMEGNEKQLEPGKICLSQANKHFGMALGALFVEEHFSSASKAKVQQLVEDIKYILDQRLDELDWMDEETRRAARAKLRYMMVMIGYPDFLLKPEAIDKEYEFEVDEKTYFKNILNSIAFSIRLSVKKIRQEVDKSAWLLPPQALNAYYLPNKNQMVFPAGILQPTLYDPEFPQSLNYGGIGTIIGHELTHGYDDWGGQYDRHGNLVHWWTERSYSKFLKKAQCIVNLYDNFTVYNQRVNGKHTLGENIADMGGLKLAYYAYQKWVREHGPEHPLHHLKYTHDQLFFIAFAQNWCIKRRSQSIYLQVLTDKHAPEHYRVLGSVSQFEEFGRVFHCPKNSPMNPAHKCSVW; translated from the exons ATGGAGAAGACCTACTCATTGACGGCCCACTACGACGAGTTTCAGGAGGTGAAGTACGTGAGCAAGTACCAGAGCGGCACCCTGCCCAATGGCTTCGCCCTCCAACTGGGCACTGGGGCCAAGAAACGCCGCGGGGGGCTGCCGCGCTGGAGCCGTCGGGAGGTCTGCCTGCTCTCGGGGCTGGTGTTTGCTGCGGGGCTCTGCGTCATCTTGACGTGCATGTTGGTCCTCAAGTACCTGGCGGCTGAAGGGGACAGCTACTGCCTGGAGGGGTGCCAGGAGAAGAAGGCCTTCCTGCGGGCGTCCCGCTTCCTCAGCGCCAACATGGACGCCACCATCGATCCCTGCCAGGACTTCTACTCCTTCGCCTGCGGCGGCTGGCTCCGGCGACACGGCATTCCCGAGGACAAGCTGGTGTACGGCACCATCGGGGCCATCGCCGAGCAGAACGAGGCCAAGCTGCGGGCGCTGCTGAGCCGCCCCGTGCGGCGCCGAGCCCCCGCCTCGGCCGAGAGGAAGGTCAAGGAGTTTTTCCGCTCGTGCCTGGACCGGGCTGAGATTGACCGGCTGGGCCCGCGGCCCATGCTGGAGGTCATCGGGGAGTGCGGTGGCTGGGATGCCCCCCCGGGCCGCGGGGACCTCAACGAGCTGCTCTACAAGACGCAGGGGGTCTACAGCGCTGCCGTGCTCTTCTCCCTCACCGTCAGCTTGGACGAGAGGAACACCTCCCGCTACGTCATCCGG ATCGACCAGGATGGACTGACTCTGCCTGAACGGACCCTCTACCTGGGGCAGGATGAGGAGAGCGAGAAG ATCCTGGCTGCGTACCGGGTGTTCATGGAGCGGCTGCTCACCCTCCTGGGGGCCGAGCATGTGGAGCAGAAGGCCCAGGAGatcctgcagctggagcagcaccTCGCCAAT ATCACAGTGTCCGAGTACGATGACGTGCGGAGGGACGTCAGCAGCATGTACCACAAAGTGACCCTGGGCGAGCTGCAGCGCATCACCCCCACG CTCAAGTGGAAGCGCTTGCTGGACCGCATCTTCCACGACAACTtctcggaggaggaggaggtggtgctgCTGGCCACCGACTACATGCACAAGGTGTCCGACCTCATCCGCGTGACGCCCAGCAG GATTCTTCACAACTACATGCTGTGGCGCATCGTGGTGGTGCTGAGTGAGCACCTCTCCACCCCTTTCCGCGACGCCATCCACGAGCTCTCCAAGGAGATGGAGGGCAACGAGAAGCAGCTTGAGCCTGGCAAGATCTGCCTGAGCCAGGCCAATAAGCACTTCGGCATGGCCCTGGGTGCCCTCTTTGTTGAGGAGCACTTCTCCTCTGCCAGCAAAGCCAAG GTGCAACAGCTGGTGGAGGACATCAAATACATCTTGGATCAGCGCCTGGATGAACTGGACTGGATGGATGAGGAGACACGGAGAGCGGCCAGGGCCAAG CTCCGGTACATGATGGTGATGATCGGGTACCCTGATTTCCTACTGAAGCCAGAGGCCATTGACAAGGAGTATGAG TTTGAGGTGGATGAGAAGACCTACTTCAAGAACATCCTCAACAGCATCGCCTTCAGCATCAGGCTCTCGGTGAAGAAGATCCGGCAGGAGGTGGACAAGTCTGC gtggctgctgcctccccaggCACTGAATGCCTACTACCTGCCCAACAAGAACCAGATGG TGTTCCCCGCTGGCATCCTGCAGCCCACCCTCTACGACCCCGAGTTCCCACA GTCGCTGAATTATGGTGGGATTGGCACCATCATTGGGCATGAGCTGACCCACGGCTACGATGACTGGG GGGGACAGTATGACCGGCACGGGAACCTGGTGCACTGGTGGACGGAGCGGTCATACAGCAAGTTCCTGAAGAAGGCGCAGTGTATCGTCAACCTCTATGACAACTTCACTGTCTACAACCAGCGG GTGAATGGCAAACACACACTGGGGGAGAACATTGCTGACATGGGGGGGCTCAAACTCGCCTACTAC GCCTACCAGAAGTGGGTGCGGGAACACGGCCCCGAGCACCCACTGCACCACCTGAAGTACACACATGACCAGCTCTTCTTCATCGCCTTTGCCCAG AACTGGTGCATCAAGCGGCGATCCCAGTCCATCTACCTGCAGGTGCTGACGGACAAGCATGCCCCGGAGCACTACAG GGTCCTGGGCAGCGTCTCG
- the SLC12A9 gene encoding solute carrier family 12 member 9: MASSERSALLTYRLCGGSGEEERGRERGRAAAAAAAAPRKLPTFLGVVVPTLLSMFSVVLFLRLGFVVGHAGLYQALAMFAVAYFIIGMTVLSVCAIATNGALDAGGAYYMISRALGPEFGGSIGIMFFLANVCGSALYVLGLVEAVVDSFGIPPGQKAGTGVHVLPQSYWYELLYGTVLLALCLLVCLVGASIYAKATFLIFLIVAGVLGTILVSFFATRPIGVPIRLPHFNGSEIENGSFTGFSLATLRDNLGGGYAVDYTTGQMMSFSSVFAVMFNGCTGIMAGSNMSGDLKHPSYSIPRGTISAVLFTYLVYNLLAFLMCATCNRTLLQKDYGFLRDISIFPPLVTVGIYAATLSAAMSNLIGASRILYALARDDLFGRALALAKKTSASGNPVMAVILSWLVVQLVLFSGKLNTIAGVVTTFFLLVYATVNLACLALEWASAPNFRPTFRYFTWHTCLLGIAGCCVMMFLISPVSASASLGFLLLLLLALHYLSPSSTWGYISQALIFHQVRKYLLMLDVRKDHVKFWRPQMLLMVQNPRGSARLIDFVNDLKKSGLYVLGHVELQDLDTLPSDPLQPQQDSWLSLVDKLNVKAFVSLTLAPSVRHGVRQLLFTSGLGGMRPNTLVLGFYDDEAPQDGLARHPAFTSAREEVPLGFPPLRAPATPKLLSPREYVGIVADALKMLRNVLLARQLESLDKAWELRRAASPPPAIHVWPVNLLRPDSARYADTCSLFLLQMACVLNMARAWRRARLRLFLCVEAGTMPHAQEEKLRQLLKDLRIQAQIQLVPWDAVTRLHWQTRRGPPGGPASAGAAEEEEEEEEGAVNFPANTTQVSDEYVCAANKLVLEQSPAPAVRFLYLPRPPADTSLYPLYLHQLELLTRGLGPTVLVHGVSAVTSTQL, encoded by the exons GGTTCGTGGTGGGCCATGCTGGGTTGTACCAAGCCCTGGCCATGTTCGCGGTGGCATACTTCATCATCGGCATGACCGTGCTCTCCGTGTGTGCCATTGCCACCAACGGGGCGCTGGATGCTGGAGGAGCATACT ATATGATCAGCCGTGCCTTGGGCCCGGAGTTCGGGGGCAGCATCGGGATCATGTTTTTCCTGGCCAATGTGTGTGGCAGTGCCCTCTatgtgctggggctggtggaggcAGTGGTGGACAGCTTTGGGATCCCTCCCG GGCAAAAAGCGGGCACAGGCGTCCATGTCCTGCCCCAGAGCTACTGGTATGAGCTGCTCTATGGCACTGTGCTGCTGGCCCTCTGCCTCCTCGTGTGCCTTGTGGGTGCCTCCATCTACGCCAAGGCCaccttcctcatcttcctcatcgTTGCGGGCGTCCTGGGCACCATCCTCGTCAGCTTCTTTGCCACGCGGCCCATCGGGGTGCCCATCCGCCTGCCCCACTTCAATGGCTCCGAGATCGAGAATGGCTCCTTCACCGGCTTCTCCCTCGCCACCCTGCGAGACAACCTGGGGG GTGGGTACGCAGTGGACTACACCACCGGGCAGATGATGAGCTTCAGCTCCGTCTTCGCAGTGATGTTCAACGGCTGCACTGGCATCATGGCAGGCTCCAACATGTCAG GGGACCTGAAGCACCCGAGCTACTCCATCCCGCGGGGCACCATCTCCGCTGTGCTCTTCACCTACCTTGTCTACAACCTGCTGGCTTTCCTAATGTGTGCCACCTGCAACAG GACCCTCCTGCAGAAAGACTACGGTTTCTTGCGTGACATCAGTATCTTCCCACCCCTGGTCACTGTGGGCATCTACGCTGCCACCCTCTCCGCGGCCATGAGCAACCTCATCGGGGCATCCCGCATCCTCTATGCCCTGGCCCGGGATGATCTCTTTG GCCGGGCGCTGGCGCTGGCCAAGAAGACGTCTGCCAGCGGGAACCCAGTGATGGCGGTGATCCTCTCCTGGCTGGTGGTGCAG CTGGTGCTCTTCTCTGGGAAGCTCAACACCATTGCAGGGGTCGTGACCACCTTCTTCCTCCTGGTTTATGCCACCGTCAACCTGGCCTGCCTGGCACTGGAGTGGGCATCAGCCCCCAACTTCAG gcCCACCTTCCGGTACTTCACCTGGCACACGTGCCTGCTGGGCATCGCGGGCTGCTGTGTCATGATGTTCCTCATCAGCCCTGTGTCAGCCTCAGCGAGCCtgggcttcctcctcctcctcctcctcgccctccacTACCTCTCGcccagcagcacctggggctACATCAGTCAGGCCCTGATCTTCCACCAG gtGCGGAAGTACCTGCTGATGCTGGATGTGCGGAAGGACCATGTCAAGTTCTGGCGCCCGCAGATGCTGCTGATGGTGCAGAACCCACGGGGCAGTGCCCGCCTCATCGACTTTGTCAACGACCTCAAGAAGAGTGGGCTCTATGTCCTGGGCCATGTTGAGCTGCAGGACTTGG ACACGCTGCCCTCGgaccccctgcagccccagcaggacTCGTGGCTGAGCTTGGTGGACAAGCTGAACGTCAAGGCCTTCGTCAGCCTCACCCTTGCGCCCTCAGTGCGGCATGGTGTCCGGCAGCTCCTCTTCACCTCTGGCCTTG GCGGGATGCGCCCCAACACCCTGGTTCTGGGCTTCTACGACGACGAGGCACCGCAGGACGGTCTAGCCCGGCACCCCGCCTTCACGAGCGCCCGTGAGGAGGTCCCCTTGGGCTTCCCCCCTCTGCGGGCACCTGCCACCCCCAAGCTGTTGTCACCCCGGGAGTATGTGGGCATCGTGGCTGATGCCCTGAAGATGCTTCGCAACGTCCTGCTGGCCCGGCAGCTGGAGAGCCTGGACAAGGCCTGGGAGCTGCGGCGGGCCGCCAGCCCCCCGCCCGCCATCCACGTCTGGCCGGTCAACCTGCTGCGGCCCGACAGCGCCCGCTACGCCGACACCTGCAGCCTCTTCCTGCTGCAGATGGCCTGCGTCCTCAACATGGCGCGGGCCTGGCGCCGGGCCCGCCTGCGCCTCTTCCTCTGCGTGGAGGCGGGCACCATGCCCCATGCCCAGGAGGAGAAGCTGCGGCAACTCCTCAAGGACTTGCGCATCCAGGCCCAAATCCAGCTGGTGCCCTGGGACGCCGTCACCCGCCTGCACTGGCAAACCCGACGTGGACCCCCGGGGGGACCAGCGTCTGCCggggcagcagaggaggaggaggaagaggaggaaggggctgTGAACTTCCCGGCCAACACCACGCAAGTGTCGGATGAGTACGTCTGTGCTGCCAACAAACTCGTCCTGGAGCAGAGCCCCGCGCCGGCCGTACGCTTCCTCTACCTGCCGCGGCCACcggctgacaccagcctctaccCGCTCTACCTGCACCAGCTGGAGCTGCTCACCCGCGGGCTGGGCCCCACCGTGCTGGTGCACGGGGTGAGTGCCGTCACCAGCACCCAGCTCTAG